Proteins found in one Zea mays cultivar B73 chromosome 1, Zm-B73-REFERENCE-NAM-5.0, whole genome shotgun sequence genomic segment:
- the LOC100381534 gene encoding Probable glucuronosyltransferase Os03g0107900-like, whose protein sequence is MRDPKPRRSQAARTLAARLRKHSTLLLLLLWFALSLALFLSATPPSAAPLRRSSSFLRSKPRALAATTTDAAAVAPRVRIYVYDLPARFNRDWAAADARCSRHLFAAEVAVHEALLAYAGRAARPEDADLFFVPVYVSCNFSTPNGFPSLSHARGLLADAVDLVRARMPYWNRSAGADHVFVASHDFGACFHPMEDVAIADGIPEFLKRSILLQTFGVQGHHVCQEVEHVVIPPHVPPEVAHELPEPEKAQRDIFAFFRGKMEVHPKNISGRFYSKKVRTELLQHYGRNRKFYLKRKRFDNYRSEMARSLFCLCPLGWAPWSPRLVESVLLGCIPVIIADDIRLPFPPVLQWQEISLQVAEKDIASLGMVLDHVVATNLTVIQKNLWDPVKRRALVFNRPMEAGDATWQVLRELEVLLDQSRRRRSVGSYSWRR, encoded by the exons ATGAGAGATCCCAAGCCGAGGAGGAGCCAAGCAGCGCGCACCCTGGCTGCCAGGCTGCGGAAACACTCCACCTTGCTTCTCCTCCTGCTCTGGTTcgccctctccctcgccctcttccTCTCCGCCACGCCGCCTTCCGCCGCGCCgctccgccgctcctcctccTTCCTCCGCTCCAAGCCCCGCGCcctcgccgccaccaccaccgacGCAGCCGCCGTGGCACCCCGCGTCCGGATCTACGTCTACGACCTCCCCGCCCGCTTCAACCGCGACTGGGCGGCCGCCGACGCGCGGTGCTCGCGCCACCTCTTCGCGGCCGAGGTGGCGGTGCACGAGGCGCTGCTGGCCTACGCCGGCCGCGCAGCGCGCCCCGAGGACGCCGACCTCTTCTTCGTCCCCGTCTACGTCTCCTGCAACTTCTCCACGCCCAACGGCTTCCCCTCGCTGTCGCACGCCCGAGGTTTGCTCGCCGACGCCGTCGACCTCGTCCGGGCCCGGATGCCGTACTGGAACCGCTCCGCCGGGGCCGACCATGTCTTCGTCGCGTCCCACGACTTCGGCGCCTGCTTCCATCCCATG GAGGACGTAGCCATCGCCGACGGCATACCAGAGTTCCTGAAGAGGTCCATCCTGCTACAGACATTTGGTGTCCAAGGCCATCACGTATGTCAGGAGGTGGAGCATGTTGTGATCCCACCTCATGTGCCGCCCGAGGTGGCTCACGAACTACCGGAGCCAGAGAAGGCTCAGAGGGACATTTTTGCCTTCTTTCGAGGCAAGATGGAGGTGCACCCCAAGAACATCAGTGGCCGCTTCTACAGCAA GAAGGTGAGGACTGAACTTCTACAACATTATGGCCGCAATCGCAAGTTCTACCTTAAGAGAAAGCGGTTCGACAACTACCGATCAGAGATGGCCCGGTCGTTGTTCTGCCTCTGCCCGCTGGGATGGGCGCCTTGGAGTCCTCGGCTCGTGGAATCAGTCCTGCTAGGCTGCATTCCCGTTATAATTGCTGATGACATACGTCTGCCGTTCCCTCCAGTCCTCCAGTGGCAGGAGATCTCGCTGCAGGTGGCTGAGAAGGACATAGCCAGCCTTGGGATGGTGCTTGACCATGTCGTGGCAACCAATTTGACTGTGATACAGAAGAATTTGTGGGACCCAGTGAAGCGGAGGGCTCTGGTTTTCAATCGTCCGATGGAAGCGGGCGACGCTACATGGCAAGTTTTGAGGGAGCTTGAGGTTTTGCTGGACCAGTCTCGGAGGAGGAGATCTGTTGGATCCTATTCCTGGAGGAGGTGA